One Primulina huaijiensis isolate GDHJ02 chromosome 5, ASM1229523v2, whole genome shotgun sequence DNA segment encodes these proteins:
- the LOC140976299 gene encoding protein disulfide-isomerase-like, with amino-acid sequence MGMESRARSGILVVSFVLLALLNISPAAAGGEGEKVLTLDRSNFTETVSKHDFIVVEFYAPWCGHCKALAPEYEKAASTLSNHEPPIVLSKVDANEEANRELATEFEIQGFPTIKILRNGGKNIQEYNGPREADGIVDYLKKQVGPASAEIKSQEDANSLIDEKKIFVVGVFPKFSGEEFENFMTLAEELRSDYDIAHTLDAKFLPRGEPVDKPTLRLLKPFDEQFVDFQDFKVDAMEKFIEEASTPVVTVWDNDQSNHPYINKFFGSSNAKAMLFVNFSKEQDSFETKYKDVAILYKGKGVSFLFGDVDAGQGAFQYFGLQEEQAPLLIIQNAGGQKYLKANIEPSQIASWVKDYVDGLVKPFIRSEPIPEVNNEPVKVVVTDSLQDMVLNSGKNVLLEFYAPWCGHCKKLAPILDEVAISFENDSDVVIAKLDATVNDIPSDTFDVQGYPTLYFRSSSGNLLPYDGERTKEDIIEFIQKNRDGHADLVSTISESVNGDSVKDEL; translated from the exons ATGGGCATGGAATCTAGAGCTCGGAGTGGTATTTTGGTGGTTTCTTTCGTGCTTCTAGCGTTGCTGAATATATCGCCCGCGGCGGCGGGAGGGGAAGGGGAAAAGGTGTTGACTTTGGACCGTTCCAATTTCACGGAGACGGTGTCCAAGCACGACTTCATCGTCGTCGAATTCTACGCTCCTTG GTGTGGTCACTGTAAGGCTCTTGCTCCCGAG TATGAAAAAGCCGCATCTACCCTGAGCAACCACGAGCCTCCAATTGTTCTGTCAAAAGTAGATGCGAATGAAGAAGCAAATAGAGAACTAGCTACTGAATTTGAGATCCAGGGTTTTCCAACCATTAAAATCTTGAGAAATGGGGGAAAAAACATTCAGGAATATAACGGTCCTCGCGAGGCTGACGGTATTGTTGATTACTTGAAGAAGCAAGTTGGACCAGCTTCAGCTGAAATTAAATCTCAAGAAGATGCTAACAGTCTTATTGATGAGAAAAAGATTTTTGTT GTTGGGGTGTTTCCGAAATTTTCTGGGGAGGAATTTGAGAATTTCATGACTTTAGCCGAGGAGTTACGTTCTGACTACGATATTGCTCATACCCTCGATGCTAAATTCCTTCCCCGGGGAGAACCAGTCGACAAGCCAACTCTTCGCTTACTTAAGCCTTTTGATGAACAGTTTGTTGATTTCCAG GATTTCAAAGTTGATGCCATGGAGAAATTTATCGAAGAAGCATCCACACCAGTGGTGACTGTCTGGGATAATGATCAAAGCAATCATCCATATATTAACAAATTCTTTGGGAGTTCCAATGCCAAG GCCATGCTATTTGTGAACTTCAGCAAAGAGCAAGATTCTTTTGAGACCAAATATAAAGATGTAGCAATCCTGTATAAAGGGAAGGGTGTTAGTTTTCTGTTTGGCGATGTTGATGCTGGTCAAGGTGCCTTCCAG TACTTTGGACTCCAGGAGGAACAGGCTCCTCTGCTAATTATACAGAATGCTGGAGGACAGAAATATCTCAAAGCAAACATAGAGCCTAGTCAGATTGCATCATGGGTGAAAGATTACGTG GATGGACTAGTGAAGCCATTCATAAGGTCAGAGCCTATCCCTGAAGTCAATAATGAACCTGTCAAGGTGGTCGTCACCGACAGCCTTCAAGACATGGTTTTGAACTCGGGAAAGAATG TGCTGCTAGAGTTCTATGCACCGTGGTGTGGACATTGCAAAAAGTTGGCTCCGATCTTAGACGAAGTTGCAATATCATTTGAGAATGATTCTGATGTTGTAATTGCAAAATTG GATGCAACTGTGAATGATATCCCAAGTGACACCTTTGATGTACAAGGATACCCCACTCTCTATTTCCGTTCATCGAGTGGTAACTTATTACCATATGATGGCGAGAGGACAAAGGAAGACATCATAGAGTTTATTCAAAAGAACCGGGATGGTCATGCTGATTTGGTTTCTACCATATCTGAATCAGTGAATGGAGATTCTGTCAAGGATGAATTATGA